Proteins encoded within one genomic window of Citrobacter amalonaticus Y19:
- a CDS encoding antibiotic biosynthesis monooxygenase family protein, translating to MIAVIFEADAVPAQQERYLQLAAELRTELVNMEGFISIERFRSLSTEGKILSLSWWESEEAVAVWKNNMKHRAAQMEGRESIFSFYRIRVAHVLRDYSSE from the coding sequence ATGATTGCTGTGATTTTTGAAGCGGATGCGGTGCCCGCTCAGCAGGAACGATATTTACAACTCGCCGCTGAACTCAGGACGGAACTCGTTAATATGGAGGGTTTCATCTCGATTGAGCGTTTCAGGAGCTTGAGTACGGAAGGAAAGATTTTATCGCTGTCGTGGTGGGAGAGTGAAGAAGCCGTTGCGGTGTGGAAAAACAACATGAAACATCGGGCTGCTCAAATGGAAGGTCGGGAGTCGATATTTTCGTTTTACCGAATCCGTGTGGCACACGTTCTGCGTGATTATTCATCGGAATAA
- a CDS encoding LysR family transcriptional regulator — MKDINFDFKQLQAFLAVIETGSFTAAAKKLNLTQSSISQQIANLENGLKTDVINRSQRPIQMTIAGQALYPLGKKIIDSGVYLQEHINAISHGHISHLKIGFVDSIGKSIGLDILKFLQPQVKHIFQVTGTASGLLSALNMGSINLAITMLHTEMPPNVRMYPLIEEAFLCVCPKAWPETRLEELCKNRDYIAYTPNTPTGIQTLNWLKWNNLSPSIQFEMDNADDILKLISYGYGWTLTTPLFMTTIPAFTDSLKIIRINNRKERRKIVLLCKDDELSEFYKQLAVEVRSILEAKLEQGFYSKLDSDADADVLS, encoded by the coding sequence ATGAAGGATATTAACTTCGATTTTAAACAGTTACAGGCGTTTTTAGCGGTGATTGAGACCGGTTCATTTACCGCTGCGGCAAAGAAGCTCAACCTGACTCAATCCTCGATTTCTCAGCAGATTGCGAATCTGGAAAATGGTCTGAAGACAGACGTGATTAACCGCTCACAGCGGCCCATCCAGATGACAATCGCCGGGCAGGCGCTGTATCCGCTGGGGAAAAAGATTATCGATAGCGGTGTCTATTTGCAGGAACATATTAACGCGATCAGTCACGGGCATATTTCACATCTGAAAATTGGTTTCGTTGATTCGATTGGTAAATCCATCGGCCTGGATATCCTTAAGTTTCTGCAACCGCAGGTGAAACATATTTTTCAGGTTACCGGTACGGCATCGGGACTGCTTTCCGCGCTGAATATGGGCAGCATTAACCTGGCCATCACCATGCTGCATACTGAGATGCCGCCTAACGTCAGAATGTACCCGTTGATTGAGGAAGCGTTTCTGTGTGTTTGCCCCAAAGCCTGGCCGGAGACGCGACTGGAAGAGTTGTGTAAAAACAGGGACTACATCGCCTACACCCCCAATACGCCGACCGGCATCCAGACGCTCAACTGGCTGAAATGGAACAATCTGTCTCCATCCATACAGTTTGAAATGGACAATGCTGATGACATTCTGAAACTCATTTCTTACGGTTATGGATGGACGCTGACCACGCCGCTGTTTATGACCACCATTCCCGCGTTTACTGACTCGCTGAAGATCATCCGTATCAACAACCGCAAAGAGCGGCGCAAAATTGTCCTGCTGTGTAAGGACGACGAACTGTCTGAGTTCTATAAACAACTGGCGGTTGAAGTCCGCTCGATACTGGAAGCAAAACTGGAGCAAGGGTTTTACAGTAAGCTCGATTCGGATGCTGATGCGGATGTGCTGTCATGA
- a CDS encoding aspartate ammonia-lyase has product MREEKDLLGTLMVPDEAYYGIQTQRAVLNFSVSGQTAGDIPHFLWSIAAIKQAAAQANAQIGALDQQKATAIVAASQEVMKGDFDAHFPIDIFQGGGGTSTNMNMNEVVANRANELLTGARGYDAVHPNTHVNMGQSTNDVIPAAMKMTSRMNIKHLLVQLEKLEAVLADKSRLFADKVKLGRTCLQDAVPMTFGQQFGAYRTQVSRLRQKLADVNEEALYLPLGATAIGTGLSTHEGYLPAVYQWLETLTGEKYRPEADFFDGLQHGDFYIEFSAQLKKIAAFLSKMATDFRIQGSGPRAGFNEIIVPAVQPGSSIMPGKINPVMPELINQIAYQVIGNDVTVTMAVEGGELDLNVWEPVLLKALFESCSLLSRGIPLFIDKCLKDIAINEEVSARYAGESTALATVVATLFGYQVGSRIAKVAYQQQCSVRQVVLAEKLLTPEQADYLLDPMNMTDPQKSTAAIKRYQTEMNML; this is encoded by the coding sequence ATGCGTGAAGAAAAGGATCTATTAGGAACGTTAATGGTGCCGGATGAAGCCTACTACGGTATTCAAACGCAACGGGCGGTACTGAATTTTTCAGTGTCAGGACAAACGGCCGGGGATATTCCGCATTTCCTGTGGTCAATCGCCGCAATCAAACAAGCAGCGGCTCAGGCAAACGCGCAAATTGGCGCGTTGGATCAGCAGAAAGCAACCGCCATCGTAGCGGCGTCGCAAGAGGTGATGAAGGGCGATTTTGACGCCCATTTCCCGATTGATATTTTTCAGGGCGGCGGCGGCACCTCGACCAACATGAACATGAATGAAGTGGTCGCTAATCGCGCGAATGAACTTCTCACCGGCGCACGGGGGTATGACGCGGTTCATCCGAATACGCACGTCAATATGGGGCAGTCGACTAACGACGTCATTCCTGCGGCAATGAAAATGACCAGCCGCATGAATATTAAACATTTGCTCGTGCAACTGGAAAAACTGGAAGCCGTGTTAGCGGATAAAAGCCGTCTGTTTGCCGACAAGGTGAAGCTAGGCCGCACCTGTCTACAGGATGCCGTGCCGATGACGTTTGGTCAGCAATTTGGCGCGTATCGCACGCAGGTCAGCAGACTCAGGCAAAAGCTGGCCGACGTTAACGAGGAGGCGTTGTATTTACCGCTCGGAGCAACGGCTATCGGCACGGGGTTGTCCACCCATGAGGGATATCTTCCGGCCGTTTATCAGTGGCTGGAAACCCTCACTGGCGAGAAATATCGCCCGGAAGCGGATTTCTTTGATGGTTTGCAACACGGTGATTTTTATATTGAATTTTCCGCACAGCTCAAAAAAATCGCCGCCTTTCTCTCCAAAATGGCGACCGATTTTCGTATTCAGGGTTCAGGGCCGCGCGCAGGCTTTAATGAAATTATCGTCCCTGCCGTACAACCGGGCTCGTCCATCATGCCGGGCAAAATTAACCCGGTCATGCCCGAACTGATAAATCAAATTGCTTATCAGGTCATAGGCAATGACGTCACGGTGACCATGGCCGTTGAAGGCGGCGAGCTTGACCTGAACGTGTGGGAGCCGGTGCTACTGAAGGCGCTCTTCGAATCCTGTTCGTTACTGAGTCGGGGGATACCGTTATTTATCGATAAATGCCTGAAAGATATTGCGATCAATGAAGAAGTGAGTGCTCGCTACGCAGGGGAAAGTACGGCACTGGCCACCGTCGTGGCCACGCTGTTTGGTTATCAGGTGGGATCGCGAATTGCGAAAGTGGCGTACCAACAACAGTGCAGCGTAAGGCAGGTCGTGCTGGCAGAAAAACTGCTGACACCGGAACAGGCGGATTATCTGCTGGATCCGATGAATATGACCGACCCGCAAAAGAGTACGGCAGCGATTAAACGCTATCAAACAGAAATGAATATGTTGTAA
- a CDS encoding anaerobic C4-dicarboxylate transporter → MVILHVVLLLGTIMLAARWGGIGVGFAGGIGLAISVFIFGVPAGSPPVDVMLIILSTIVALSAMQQAGGMDYLVTLTEKLLRHHPGYLNILAPTVTFILTILSGTGYTAMSVMNVIQEVAKDNGIRPSQPLSSAVVASQLGITASPISAATAIMYGTVEVMGVSFGDAMLVILPTALFAMLIAAFIASRQGAKLADDPVCQKIMQENKIVLNKHTHRTIPAGAKSSVAIFLAGVVFVVCMLLFKSLIGHTINSRDLIIITMFVVSTIIIFTCKVDMKDLKNSPIFKSGAESLVVVLGIVWLSSTLIGAHIDEIKMEASDILRAWPVLLAAVFFCTSAMLFSQGATSALLMPIAASIGISADAILASFVAVSALYITNIYPTTAFAIATDDTGSFLSSRWNGSKIINHPFFLPGCLSIIFSVPFGFLLAQLIL, encoded by the coding sequence ATGGTGATATTACATGTCGTTTTATTGCTGGGAACCATCATGCTTGCCGCCCGCTGGGGCGGAATTGGCGTCGGGTTTGCCGGTGGGATCGGATTAGCGATTTCGGTATTTATCTTTGGCGTTCCGGCGGGATCTCCGCCTGTCGACGTGATGCTTATTATTCTGTCGACCATTGTGGCGCTCTCGGCCATGCAACAGGCCGGTGGAATGGATTATCTCGTCACCCTGACAGAAAAGTTATTACGCCATCACCCCGGCTACCTTAATATTCTCGCCCCTACCGTGACCTTTATTTTGACGATACTTTCCGGCACCGGTTATACCGCGATGTCGGTGATGAACGTGATTCAGGAAGTCGCGAAAGATAACGGTATCAGACCCAGCCAGCCATTAAGTTCGGCGGTTGTGGCGTCACAATTGGGGATTACCGCCTCCCCGATCTCTGCCGCCACGGCGATTATGTACGGCACCGTTGAGGTGATGGGCGTCAGTTTCGGCGATGCGATGCTGGTTATCCTGCCCACCGCGTTATTCGCCATGCTGATTGCGGCCTTTATTGCCAGCAGACAGGGGGCAAAACTGGCCGACGATCCTGTGTGTCAAAAAATCATGCAGGAGAATAAAATTGTACTGAACAAACATACCCACCGCACTATTCCCGCCGGAGCAAAATCCTCGGTTGCCATATTCCTGGCGGGTGTGGTCTTCGTGGTCTGTATGTTGCTGTTTAAATCGCTTATCGGACATACCATCAACTCCCGCGACTTAATCATTATTACGATGTTTGTCGTGTCCACGATCATTATTTTTACCTGTAAAGTGGACATGAAGGATCTGAAAAACTCACCGATATTTAAATCAGGCGCAGAATCGCTGGTGGTCGTGTTAGGGATTGTGTGGTTGAGCAGCACGCTTATCGGCGCCCATATCGATGAGATCAAAATGGAAGCCAGTGACATATTACGCGCCTGGCCGGTCTTATTAGCCGCCGTATTTTTCTGTACCAGCGCGATGTTGTTCAGTCAGGGGGCAACCAGTGCATTACTGATGCCTATCGCCGCGTCTATCGGCATTAGCGCAGATGCCATATTAGCCAGTTTTGTCGCGGTCAGCGCACTCTATATCACGAATATTTATCCGACAACCGCATTTGCAATAGCCACTGATGACACCGGCTCCTTTCTCAGTTCACGCTGGAATGGCTCAAAGATCATTAATCATCCCTTCTTCCTGCCAGGATGTTTGTCGATTATCTTCTCGGTACCGTTTGGCTTTTTACTGGCACAGCTAATTTTGTAA
- a CDS encoding fimbrial protein, with amino-acid sequence MNRIIVSLLLVALGLFSRTALAWDCSTVTPSTTLSPQNITISRDLPVGAVIGTQMMTPTVNAFSCFDSQEGVISNQTFGVKATGTFDSMVNGVRVYKTNVDGIGYAISATTAKCAGGSASVTGTNTIRGDVNTARLCQNTAGMISPGLNGSVTVTFYKTATETGSGTISARTVGALVLLNNSLLWQSPDAAVNINAFTVTTPACKLTTASIPVDMKEVDKNAFNGKGTTPGEAYTQSFTLPMTCNAGTAVSVRMEGDIYDATKGVINTASGSNAATGVGIQLLYDNQPMRLGSDVAVGTSNTGGGFAVPLKARYYQTGDRITTGAANGMLSFTMTYQ; translated from the coding sequence ATGAATCGAATTATTGTGAGTTTACTGTTGGTGGCTCTGGGACTGTTTTCACGTACTGCGCTGGCGTGGGATTGTTCGACGGTCACGCCATCAACAACATTATCGCCGCAGAATATCACTATCTCCAGGGATCTGCCGGTGGGAGCCGTTATTGGTACGCAGATGATGACGCCGACAGTGAATGCGTTCAGTTGTTTTGATTCACAGGAAGGGGTCATTTCCAATCAAACATTTGGCGTGAAGGCGACAGGGACCTTCGATTCGATGGTCAATGGGGTACGCGTCTATAAAACCAACGTTGATGGTATTGGCTATGCGATTTCCGCTACAACGGCAAAGTGTGCCGGAGGGAGTGCCAGCGTTACGGGGACGAATACGATTCGAGGCGATGTTAACACCGCCAGGCTTTGTCAAAATACCGCGGGAATGATAAGCCCCGGATTGAATGGTTCCGTGACGGTGACGTTTTATAAAACGGCGACGGAGACCGGTTCAGGTACTATATCGGCAAGAACGGTTGGGGCGTTGGTATTGCTGAATAACTCGCTGCTCTGGCAATCCCCGGATGCCGCCGTCAATATCAATGCGTTCACGGTGACCACGCCAGCCTGCAAACTGACCACGGCATCCATTCCTGTCGATATGAAAGAGGTTGATAAAAACGCCTTTAATGGCAAAGGTACGACGCCAGGAGAGGCGTATACCCAGTCATTCACTCTGCCGATGACCTGCAATGCCGGAACCGCAGTCAGCGTCAGGATGGAAGGCGATATTTATGACGCAACGAAAGGCGTTATCAATACGGCCAGCGGGAGTAACGCTGCCACAGGGGTCGGGATCCAACTGCTTTATGACAACCAGCCGATGAGGTTGGGCTCAGATGTGGCGGTTGGGACATCGAACACAGGAGGCGGATTCGCGGTACCGCTTAAGGCGCGTTACTACCAGACGGGCGATCGCATCACCACCGGGGCGGCGAATGGCATGCTGTCTTTTACGATGACATACCAGTAA
- a CDS encoding fimbria/pilus outer membrane usher protein, with translation MLQLNAVSGFATLTKLSVLVYLFTHASTVLAEDYFSPDFIETRGNIPRDIDISRFSKTDGQVPGVYHVDVYLNGNYVESRDIRFLGKESELAPSLTYADFVKWGVKRNAQPDWMSMEDSATIDNIGALLPGSQLNFQFDGMRLDISVPQEYMQRDPRGSVSPEQWDDGLNMLFLNYNFSAANSHGKGDSRNDSYLNLRSGINVGPWRLRNYSTYNNNDGDGHWNTLSTSLERDIKVLKSQFSMGDGYTQAGVFDSVHFRGAQIYSDDTMLPESVRGFAPVVRGIAQSNAQVTIRQGGNIIWQSYVPPGPFVIDDLYPTAASGDLTVVVREADGSVHQFIQPFSAVPIMQREGQFKYALAAGKYRASNSTDKEPEFLQATMSYGLPWDTTLYGGMLASGDYQAGAVGIGKGLGDFGSFSFDATFAHTQLPGKTEGGISLRAQYAKDFSSTGTSLSLMGYRYSSSGFHDFQEANGDVNKYRMASDNALEGNDWRYQRNKRSKAQVTLNQQLGDFGNLNLSAWHQDYWGGDTERNVSLGYNTSINNINYGLNYSYSRGPWHNDNDHIVSFTMQIPFSRFLPNSWMTLSANTNKKGDTTSQVGLSGSALEDRNLSWNVQQGYNSKGSDVTGSASANYKGRHGEYQLGYNYSRDNRQVSVGAMGGLVVHPYGVSATQPLGETMALVKAENAAEAKVANNSGIYTDSKGFAVVPYVAPYRQNSLTLNTDALNANTDVLNDTQTVVPTKGALALADFPTVTGYRIMLQLTGKTIPFGATAKINHRDNTPEGIVDDRQRVWLSGAPEKGSVVVSWAGESCLARYQIAQASDKTHNVTAECR, from the coding sequence ATGCTCCAGCTCAATGCGGTTTCAGGTTTTGCAACGTTAACGAAATTATCAGTCCTGGTCTATCTGTTTACACATGCATCAACCGTGTTAGCTGAGGATTATTTTTCACCCGATTTCATTGAAACCCGAGGAAATATTCCCCGTGATATTGATATCTCTCGTTTCAGCAAAACTGACGGACAGGTTCCCGGTGTTTATCACGTTGATGTCTATCTGAACGGAAATTATGTCGAATCTCGTGATATCCGCTTTCTGGGTAAAGAGAGTGAACTGGCTCCATCGTTAACCTATGCCGATTTCGTGAAATGGGGTGTGAAGCGTAACGCGCAGCCTGACTGGATGAGTATGGAGGATTCCGCAACCATCGATAATATTGGTGCGTTACTCCCCGGAAGCCAACTCAATTTTCAGTTTGATGGCATGCGTCTGGATATTTCGGTGCCGCAAGAATATATGCAGCGCGATCCACGCGGTTCAGTCTCACCGGAGCAGTGGGACGACGGACTGAATATGTTGTTCCTGAATTATAACTTCTCTGCTGCCAACAGCCATGGCAAGGGAGATTCGCGAAATGACAGCTATCTGAACCTGCGCAGTGGGATTAACGTCGGTCCCTGGCGGTTGCGTAATTACTCAACGTATAACAATAACGACGGAGACGGGCACTGGAACACCCTCAGTACGTCACTGGAGCGTGATATCAAAGTGCTGAAAAGCCAGTTCAGTATGGGTGACGGTTATACGCAGGCCGGCGTATTCGACAGTGTTCATTTCCGCGGCGCGCAAATTTATTCGGATGACACCATGTTACCGGAAAGCGTACGGGGATTTGCGCCTGTGGTCCGCGGTATTGCGCAAAGTAACGCACAAGTCACCATTCGTCAGGGCGGGAATATTATCTGGCAGTCTTATGTTCCGCCTGGTCCGTTTGTGATTGATGATCTCTATCCTACTGCCGCCAGCGGCGATCTTACGGTGGTTGTGCGTGAAGCAGATGGTTCGGTGCATCAGTTTATTCAGCCATTTTCGGCTGTGCCGATCATGCAGCGTGAAGGCCAGTTTAAGTATGCGTTGGCCGCGGGGAAATATCGTGCGTCAAACAGCACGGATAAGGAACCGGAATTTCTTCAGGCCACCATGAGTTACGGGTTGCCGTGGGACACCACGCTTTACGGCGGCATGCTGGCGTCGGGAGATTACCAGGCAGGGGCAGTCGGTATCGGCAAAGGATTGGGTGATTTCGGTTCGTTCTCTTTTGACGCCACCTTTGCCCATACACAGTTGCCAGGCAAAACGGAAGGCGGTATCTCGCTTCGTGCGCAGTATGCCAAAGATTTTTCATCCACAGGCACCTCGCTGAGTCTGATGGGGTATCGGTATTCCTCTTCCGGTTTTCATGATTTTCAGGAAGCGAATGGCGATGTGAATAAATACCGGATGGCGAGCGATAACGCTCTGGAAGGAAATGACTGGCGTTATCAGCGTAACAAACGCAGTAAAGCACAGGTGACGTTGAACCAGCAGCTTGGTGATTTCGGAAATCTCAACCTGTCGGCCTGGCACCAGGACTATTGGGGGGGTGATACCGAACGTAACGTCAGCCTCGGTTACAACACCAGTATTAACAATATTAATTATGGCCTGAACTATAGCTATTCCCGTGGTCCCTGGCACAACGACAATGATCATATCGTCTCTTTTACGATGCAGATTCCGTTCTCACGTTTCTTGCCAAATAGCTGGATGACGCTATCGGCAAACACGAATAAAAAAGGCGACACCACTTCACAGGTGGGGCTGTCGGGTTCCGCGCTGGAAGACAGAAATCTGAGCTGGAACGTACAGCAGGGATACAACAGTAAGGGGTCGGATGTGACGGGCAGTGCGTCGGCGAATTATAAGGGCCGTCATGGTGAATATCAGCTTGGTTATAACTACTCTCGCGATAACCGTCAGGTGTCGGTTGGCGCGATGGGGGGACTGGTGGTTCATCCGTATGGCGTCTCTGCAACTCAGCCGCTAGGCGAGACGATGGCGTTGGTGAAGGCCGAGAATGCGGCAGAGGCGAAAGTCGCGAATAACAGTGGCATTTACACGGACAGTAAAGGTTTTGCCGTTGTGCCGTATGTTGCGCCGTATCGGCAGAACAGTCTGACGTTAAATACCGACGCGCTGAACGCCAATACTGACGTGTTGAATGACACGCAGACCGTCGTACCCACAAAAGGGGCGCTGGCGCTGGCTGATTTCCCGACCGTTACCGGCTACCGCATCATGCTGCAATTGACGGGCAAAACGATCCCGTTTGGGGCGACGGCAAAAATTAACCACCGCGACAATACGCCAGAAGGAATTGTTGACGATCGTCAGCGAGTCTGGCTTAGCGGTGCACCGGAAAAAGGCTCCGTGGTGGTGAGCTGGGCAGGGGAAAGTTGTCTGGCACGTTATCAGATTGCGCAGGCTTCCGACAAAACACATAACGTCACCGCGGAGTGCAGGTAA